One segment of Porticoccus hydrocarbonoclasticus MCTG13d DNA contains the following:
- a CDS encoding HzsA-related protein, whose product MLVYVGLPPTRLAEINWEEFKRIKRGVHPGEVEQPESAAEPKVESEPAEKTVSSKKPAAQKPAVQKSATQLTYPVVYTRVPRTHGEHTVTLSSGDYTNDNWDYMDALPEVARQFDRFNAPGQLVLLSADGTEKIIYDCMDKARPCVPFDAMPSLDGSKIAFSVYSADGLKPPWPENRNYPPQQLNGSNTDARIYIYDIASESLTAWPHNQGNKDISPIWLPNGKMLFGSTRSGFYAPHMDRIGTSNAPEPRLFIADVDGSNVVDISPHEVTAALHPYLLNSGRVAYSSHWLSHNLAYGSTNGSINWPGTTSNMWSIMDMDYRGGDMTALLGAHKSRLTGSNPRSNTMKAMHFLGQRANNDICTVNYYRANNLGLGDVVCWPPAKHGIEGPAPGFVPSGHYSAAVWSTSEDAASRKDTSGRYLGKVGWPEGTPDNQLLLSVGRGYCTQVATGVPGTPDKIGDDIGCDVGLYKTTVIPSQSPDDLTLIVDHPEWHEFSARVVVSRDIPTPALVNTDDGSCQITSSDAGSTDALNYKGYSFNEQYKTVNNDGALMEAVDHGELAAIRFYEIIPNTTRSRNWDNSIGNRVKLLGDVPLLADKSFKAELPCETPYIMAGVDSGGRIIKRDQVPQSLRKGEKRVCMGCHLHGQEGRPYEQSMAFSAPAFDLTEAMQVPTYTKDIKPILDAKCTSCHAVGGDVPLYDYQNLVWDFSQKALPERLKVQMTSSTNETRKYGLQRPYTSKYVNNMYARESLLYWKAANKRTDGRTDDLYADDIDFGADHPVDLTPSEVDLIGEWLDSGAAE is encoded by the coding sequence ATGCTGGTCTATGTGGGCCTGCCCCCGACAAGACTGGCTGAAATAAACTGGGAAGAATTCAAGCGAATAAAACGGGGTGTGCACCCCGGCGAGGTTGAACAGCCGGAGTCAGCGGCAGAGCCAAAGGTCGAGTCAGAACCTGCCGAAAAAACAGTATCGTCAAAAAAGCCAGCAGCACAAAAGCCAGCGGTACAGAAGTCAGCAACGCAACTGACATATCCCGTGGTCTACACCCGCGTTCCCCGCACCCACGGTGAGCACACTGTCACACTGAGCAGCGGCGATTATACCAATGACAACTGGGACTACATGGACGCTTTGCCGGAAGTTGCCCGCCAGTTCGATCGCTTCAACGCACCGGGGCAGCTGGTTCTATTAAGCGCAGACGGCACCGAGAAGATCATCTACGATTGCATGGACAAAGCACGGCCCTGTGTGCCGTTCGACGCCATGCCGTCACTGGACGGCTCAAAGATTGCCTTCTCTGTCTACTCAGCCGACGGACTGAAACCACCGTGGCCCGAGAATCGCAACTACCCGCCCCAGCAGCTCAATGGCTCGAACACGGACGCCCGCATTTACATCTATGACATTGCGAGTGAGTCTCTGACCGCATGGCCCCACAACCAGGGCAATAAAGACATTTCCCCGATATGGTTGCCCAACGGCAAGATGCTGTTTGGCTCCACCCGTAGCGGTTTTTATGCACCGCACATGGATCGCATTGGCACGTCAAATGCCCCGGAACCCCGGTTATTTATTGCCGACGTGGATGGCTCGAACGTTGTGGATATTTCCCCCCACGAGGTGACGGCAGCATTGCACCCGTACCTGTTGAACAGCGGTCGGGTGGCCTACAGTTCCCACTGGCTCAGCCACAATCTGGCCTATGGCTCCACCAACGGCAGCATTAACTGGCCCGGTACCACCAGCAATATGTGGTCTATCATGGATATGGATTACCGTGGCGGGGACATGACCGCCCTGCTTGGTGCCCATAAAAGCCGATTGACTGGCTCGAACCCACGCAGCAACACTATGAAGGCCATGCACTTTCTGGGTCAGCGGGCCAACAATGATATTTGCACGGTGAACTACTATCGGGCAAACAACCTCGGTTTGGGTGATGTGGTTTGTTGGCCTCCAGCGAAGCATGGTATTGAAGGCCCGGCCCCCGGCTTTGTGCCAAGCGGTCATTACAGTGCAGCGGTGTGGTCTACCTCTGAGGACGCCGCATCCCGCAAAGACACCAGCGGTCGGTATCTGGGCAAGGTGGGCTGGCCCGAAGGCACACCAGATAACCAATTGCTGCTATCGGTAGGTAGAGGTTATTGCACGCAGGTTGCTACCGGAGTGCCCGGCACCCCGGACAAGATCGGAGACGACATCGGTTGTGATGTGGGGTTGTATAAAACCACCGTGATTCCCAGCCAGTCTCCCGATGATCTGACGCTGATCGTTGATCACCCGGAGTGGCACGAGTTCAGCGCCCGTGTGGTGGTATCGAGAGACATCCCCACGCCCGCACTGGTCAACACCGATGACGGCTCCTGCCAGATTACCAGCTCTGATGCCGGGTCGACGGACGCGCTCAACTACAAGGGTTATTCGTTCAACGAGCAGTACAAAACCGTCAATAATGACGGGGCCTTGATGGAGGCGGTGGACCATGGCGAACTGGCTGCCATCCGCTTTTACGAGATCATCCCCAACACCACCCGCAGCCGCAACTGGGACAACAGTATCGGCAACCGGGTAAAACTGCTGGGTGATGTGCCACTGCTGGCGGACAAATCATTCAAGGCGGAACTGCCCTGCGAAACGCCCTATATTATGGCGGGGGTGGATTCAGGTGGGCGAATCATTAAGCGCGATCAGGTTCCCCAGTCATTGCGGAAGGGTGAGAAGCGCGTCTGTATGGGTTGTCACCTGCATGGGCAAGAAGGCCGCCCCTACGAACAATCAATGGCGTTCAGTGCCCCGGCATTTGACCTGACGGAAGCCATGCAGGTGCCCACCTACACCAAGGACATCAAACCGATCCTTGACGCAAAGTGCACAAGCTGCCATGCGGTCGGCGGGGATGTGCCGCTATACGATTATCAAAATCTTGTCTGGGACTTCTCCCAGAAAGCACTACCCGAACGCCTGAAAGTACAGATGACCAGCTCCACCAACG
- a CDS encoding glycosyltransferase family 2 protein, with translation MSATQPFISVIVPTRNRVDWLQRCLDGIAEQDFPDYEVVVVDDGSSGDVLVAYRQMMEAFGPRYRLLKANTEGGRRLGPSVVRNIGIDAAKGTYIAFCDDDDYWCQPDLLSIAAAALRETDADLHFANQKIMHGETVFAKTSFRRVEASIRQDQRLADWPVYQITREQMLCFPDYAHLNITIVRKALLEKIGGFWEETRYAEDVDLFVRLCDAATGRILFRPDVCSAHNAPVTHGHESASKGVGDLNRRLLENSVYWHLLASCHTPEAVRYAKLSLSSNSKLLSGELQQRDSIKAAAAVARIALAARPSFKWSIYCAWLTIRALCKPR, from the coding sequence ATGTCAGCAACGCAACCCTTTATCAGCGTCATTGTCCCGACGCGCAACAGAGTCGATTGGCTGCAGCGCTGCCTTGACGGCATTGCCGAGCAGGATTTCCCGGACTATGAAGTTGTGGTTGTTGACGATGGCTCCAGTGGCGATGTGCTTGTCGCCTATCGGCAAATGATGGAGGCGTTCGGTCCGCGCTATCGTCTGTTGAAGGCCAATACCGAAGGAGGGCGACGTCTCGGACCATCGGTGGTGAGAAACATCGGGATCGATGCCGCAAAAGGGACCTATATCGCCTTTTGTGATGACGACGACTACTGGTGTCAGCCAGACCTGCTTTCTATCGCGGCGGCGGCTCTGCGGGAAACCGATGCCGATCTGCACTTTGCCAACCAGAAAATAATGCACGGTGAAACCGTTTTTGCAAAAACCAGCTTCAGGCGTGTCGAAGCCAGTATACGTCAGGATCAGCGGTTGGCTGACTGGCCGGTCTATCAGATAACCCGTGAGCAAATGCTCTGTTTCCCCGATTATGCGCATCTCAATATCACCATCGTCAGAAAAGCTCTGCTGGAAAAAATTGGTGGATTCTGGGAGGAAACGCGCTATGCGGAGGATGTGGATTTATTTGTGCGTCTCTGTGATGCCGCAACGGGGCGTATTCTGTTTCGTCCCGATGTTTGTTCGGCGCACAATGCGCCAGTAACACATGGGCACGAATCCGCATCAAAAGGCGTGGGCGATCTCAATCGACGTTTGCTGGAAAACTCGGTTTACTGGCACCTTCTCGCCAGTTGTCATACGCCAGAGGCAGTTCGTTATGCAAAGCTGTCGTTGTCCTCAAACTCAAAACTGCTATCCGGGGAGTTGCAGCAAAGAGATTCCATTAAGGCCGCTGCGGCAGTAGCCAGAATCGCACTGGCTGCCAGACCCAGCTTTAAATGGAGTATTTATTGTGCGTGGCTCACTATCAGGGCACTGTGTAAACCCCGCTGA
- a CDS encoding putative O-glycosylation ligase, exosortase A system-associated, whose translation MRDILVTLMVFGSLPFILRHAYIGILVWSWLSYMNPHRLTWGFAYNMPFAMIVALTLFVSVLFSTERQRLPINATVVIWLMFIVWMAIATFNAVYPDQAMESYINILKIQVMTFLTLILIIDEKKLNLLVWVIVLSVGFFSFKGGIFTLMTGGAFHVFGPPASYISENNALAVAVLMVMPLMVYLYRITPQRWVRYGMGCALFFSLISVFGSQSRGALLAMAAVGFFFWLKSKTKIVSGFLLVIAASLIFAFMPQSWHERMESIQTYEEDESAMSRINSWQYSINVANDRLTGAGLSGWSKQMFAIYAPNPNRVFVAHSIYFSVLADHGWLGLILFLSVLGLAWRNLTQVIKRTKNDPGSAHANLLARMLQVSLIAYMSGGAFLSLSYFDLPWHIIAISVLLNYQFASREVVGLDQSSDIIQRPKAPANRMRSQQRMPPN comes from the coding sequence ATGAGAGATATCCTGGTTACCCTTATGGTGTTTGGCAGCCTGCCATTCATTTTACGCCACGCCTACATTGGTATTCTGGTCTGGTCCTGGCTCAGTTACATGAACCCACACCGGCTGACCTGGGGCTTTGCCTACAACATGCCGTTTGCCATGATCGTGGCGCTGACCCTGTTTGTTTCAGTTCTGTTCAGTACGGAAAGGCAGCGCCTGCCGATAAACGCCACAGTCGTGATATGGCTGATGTTTATCGTCTGGATGGCGATCGCAACCTTTAATGCGGTCTACCCCGACCAGGCTATGGAATCCTATATCAATATACTGAAAATTCAGGTGATGACGTTTTTGACCCTGATCCTGATAATCGATGAGAAAAAACTAAACCTTCTTGTCTGGGTAATCGTCCTCTCCGTAGGGTTCTTCAGTTTTAAGGGCGGCATTTTCACGCTTATGACCGGTGGTGCCTTTCATGTTTTCGGGCCGCCGGCCAGTTATATTTCAGAGAACAATGCGCTGGCCGTTGCGGTGTTGATGGTCATGCCGTTAATGGTGTATCTCTACCGGATAACACCCCAGAGATGGGTGCGTTACGGGATGGGCTGCGCCCTGTTTTTCAGTCTGATTTCGGTATTTGGCTCCCAGTCGCGGGGCGCTTTGTTGGCGATGGCAGCGGTGGGCTTCTTTTTCTGGCTAAAAAGCAAAACCAAAATAGTCAGTGGTTTTTTACTCGTCATTGCCGCATCGCTGATTTTTGCCTTTATGCCGCAAAGTTGGCACGAGCGTATGGAGAGCATACAGACCTATGAGGAAGATGAGTCGGCCATGTCCCGAATCAACTCCTGGCAATACAGCATCAATGTGGCCAATGATAGACTGACCGGGGCCGGGCTGTCGGGCTGGTCAAAGCAGATGTTCGCCATTTATGCGCCGAACCCCAATCGGGTATTTGTGGCCCACAGCATTTATTTTTCAGTCCTGGCAGATCATGGCTGGCTGGGGTTGATTCTCTTTTTATCGGTGCTTGGGTTGGCCTGGCGAAATCTCACCCAGGTGATCAAACGCACCAAAAATGATCCGGGCTCGGCGCATGCAAATTTGCTGGCCCGAATGCTGCAGGTGAGTCTGATTGCCTATATGTCAGGTGGGGCCTTTCTGAGTCTGTCGTATTTTGATTTGCCCTGGCACATCATCGCCATATCGGTATTATTGAATTACCAGTTTGCCAGCCGGGAAGTGGTGGGCTTGGACCAGTCGAGCGATATTATCCAGCGGCCCAAAGCCCCTGCCAATAGAATGCGCAGCCAGCAACGGATGCCACCAAATTAA
- a CDS encoding phenylacetate--CoA ligase family protein, giving the protein MSWYTQLVSGVLFPLHERLKHHNTVRVRRDMERTQWLTAAELEQLQLQRLREFLVDIGRHVPYYRQLFAALDIKPDQITSLSGLQQLPLMGKPEIRANSESMKAESAVGLSRFNTGGSSGEPLIFFIGSERVSHDVAAKWRATRWWNVDIGDPEIVVWGSPIELGTQDRVRQLRDTLFRTRLLPAFEMSKTKLDDFVATIRKVKPAMLFGYPSALAHIAGHAEDSGIDLSGLGIRVAFVTSERLYDHQREKIERVFGCPVANGYGGRDAGFIAHQCPAGKMHITAEDIIVEIVDGDGRVLPPGESGEIVVTHMATRDFPFVRYRTGDIGVLSDSPCGCGRGLPVMQEVQGRSTDFLMAQDGTLLHGLALIYILRDLPGIASFKITQESLDLTRVEIVRGDDYVIGNEQAISDVFKKRLGQAVTVEFEYCDEIRPEKSGKFRYVVSKVT; this is encoded by the coding sequence ATGAGTTGGTATACGCAACTGGTCTCGGGCGTTTTGTTTCCGCTGCACGAGCGGCTGAAACATCACAACACGGTGCGTGTTCGTCGCGATATGGAGCGAACCCAGTGGCTGACGGCGGCGGAACTGGAGCAGCTGCAGTTGCAGCGGCTGCGGGAATTTCTCGTTGATATTGGCCGACATGTACCCTATTACCGGCAACTGTTTGCTGCGCTGGACATCAAGCCGGATCAAATAACGTCACTCAGTGGGTTGCAGCAGCTGCCGCTCATGGGAAAACCGGAAATCCGCGCCAACAGTGAGAGCATGAAGGCTGAAAGTGCGGTGGGATTGTCACGCTTCAATACCGGTGGTTCCAGTGGTGAACCGCTTATATTTTTCATTGGCAGTGAGCGTGTTAGCCATGATGTGGCTGCCAAATGGCGGGCTACCCGCTGGTGGAATGTGGATATTGGGGACCCGGAGATTGTGGTCTGGGGATCGCCAATAGAGCTGGGTACCCAGGATCGCGTGCGGCAGTTGCGCGATACGTTGTTCAGGACCCGCCTGTTGCCGGCCTTCGAAATGTCAAAAACCAAACTGGATGATTTTGTGGCTACTATCCGCAAGGTCAAACCAGCAATGCTGTTCGGTTACCCCTCGGCACTGGCGCATATTGCCGGCCATGCTGAAGACAGCGGTATCGATCTTTCGGGACTCGGTATCCGGGTGGCCTTTGTCACCTCTGAGCGGCTCTACGATCACCAGCGGGAGAAAATAGAACGGGTGTTTGGTTGTCCCGTCGCCAACGGCTATGGTGGCCGGGATGCCGGATTTATTGCCCACCAGTGTCCGGCGGGCAAGATGCACATCACGGCCGAGGATATTATTGTCGAAATCGTGGATGGTGATGGCCGGGTACTGCCGCCGGGTGAGTCCGGAGAAATTGTCGTGACCCACATGGCCACTCGCGACTTTCCCTTTGTTCGCTATCGTACCGGTGATATTGGTGTACTCAGCGACTCACCCTGTGGTTGTGGACGGGGGCTGCCGGTGATGCAGGAAGTCCAGGGGCGTTCGACAGATTTTCTGATGGCTCAGGACGGAACCCTGCTGCACGGCCTCGCCCTGATTTATATCCTGCGTGACCTGCCCGGTATCGCCTCGTTCAAAATCACACAGGAGTCACTTGACCTGACACGGGTGGAGATTGTCCGCGGTGATGATTATGTCATCGGCAATGAGCAGGCAATCAGCGATGTATTTAAAAAAAGGCTGGGGCAGGCGGTCACGGTTGAATTTGAATACTGTGACGAAATCAGGCCGGAAAAATCAGGCAAATTCCGTTATGTGGTCAGCAAAGTAACCTGA
- a CDS encoding glycosyltransferase family 4 protein, whose product MATQTSQLVKLFKEEGLEVCLVQTNRPYRPKSVEKLRGVRALFRLVPYLVAVWKMAGKVDVIHLMANSGWSWQLFSTPVVWLAWLKNTPVIVNYRGGEAGSYFKQSFRWIRPTLNRATKIVVPSGYLQEVFAKFGVETTVIPNIINLERFRPAAIVDDAPATKGFRVIITRNLEAIYGIATAINALAIVRREIPAIELAIAGSGPQLAELTALTDQLGLQEHVQFVGRLDAQQIVDFYQSADLVLNPTTVDNMPNSVLEALACGVPVVTTDVGGIPYIVSQEKTALMVPAGDAAAMAAQIIRLYREEETRQRLIDNGLDAVRLYAWPVVKEQWLTLYRSLRSGL is encoded by the coding sequence ATGGCGACCCAGACCAGTCAGCTGGTCAAGTTGTTCAAAGAAGAAGGCCTAGAGGTTTGCCTAGTGCAGACCAATCGGCCCTACCGTCCAAAGTCAGTGGAAAAACTCAGGGGCGTTCGCGCACTGTTCCGTTTGGTACCCTATTTGGTGGCCGTCTGGAAAATGGCTGGCAAAGTCGACGTCATCCACCTGATGGCCAATTCCGGTTGGTCATGGCAGCTGTTTTCCACGCCCGTGGTCTGGCTGGCATGGTTGAAAAATACCCCGGTTATCGTGAATTATCGGGGGGGCGAAGCAGGCAGTTATTTCAAACAGTCTTTTCGGTGGATCAGGCCAACCCTGAATCGAGCTACTAAAATTGTCGTGCCCTCCGGTTATCTCCAGGAGGTGTTTGCCAAGTTTGGCGTTGAGACCACTGTGATCCCCAATATCATAAATCTGGAAAGGTTCAGGCCAGCAGCCATAGTTGATGATGCGCCGGCCACAAAGGGGTTCAGGGTGATTATTACCCGCAATCTCGAAGCCATTTATGGCATTGCAACAGCAATCAATGCGTTGGCTATCGTGCGCCGGGAGATCCCGGCAATAGAACTGGCCATTGCCGGCTCCGGACCGCAGCTGGCCGAACTGACGGCCCTGACCGACCAGCTGGGTCTACAGGAGCATGTTCAGTTTGTCGGTCGGCTGGATGCTCAGCAAATCGTGGATTTTTACCAGTCCGCCGACCTGGTTCTGAACCCGACCACCGTAGACAATATGCCGAACTCCGTTCTGGAAGCACTTGCCTGTGGTGTGCCAGTGGTGACGACGGATGTGGGCGGTATTCCCTATATCGTGTCGCAGGAAAAAACCGCCCTGATGGTGCCTGCAGGAGACGCAGCAGCCATGGCGGCGCAGATAATCCGCCTGTATAGGGAAGAGGAGACGCGGCAAAGGTTGATTGACAATGGACTGGACGCGGTCAGGCTCTACGCATGGCCAGTGGTAAAAGAACAGTGGCTGACACTCTATCGATCACTGAGGTCAGGGTTATGA
- a CDS encoding TIGR04063 family PEP-CTERM/XrtA system glycosyltransferase: MRILHILDHSIPLQSGYTFRTRNILRQQRALGWDTVHVTGLKHPGSSVPYEEVDGLRFYRTPAGSGLLSRLPILNQWQVIQTLAKRIAEVIETEKPDILHAHSPALNGLAALQANKKFGLPLVYECRAFWEDAAVDHGTSRELGVRYRLTHGMESHVFRRADAVTTICQGLRDDIVHRGIAPSKVTVIPNAVDIEHFSVEAGADPELQQTLGLQDKTVLGFIGSFYAYEGIPLLLEAMSEMIASCPNLRLLLVGGGPQESLIKTKIDEMGLQDVVIMTGRVPHTDVQNYYNLVDIFVYPRLSMRLTDLVTPLKPLEAMAQGKLVIASDVGGHRELIREGENGCLFTAGSAASLAHTVIGLLDDRQRWPAMRSNGRRYVEEERNWANSVSRYRQVYGDLLG; this comes from the coding sequence ATGCGTATCCTCCATATTCTCGACCACTCGATCCCCCTGCAAAGTGGTTATACCTTCCGCACCCGCAATATTCTCAGGCAGCAGCGTGCGCTCGGCTGGGACACGGTTCATGTCACCGGTTTAAAGCATCCCGGTTCCTCGGTGCCGTATGAGGAGGTCGACGGGCTTCGTTTTTACCGGACCCCGGCCGGGAGCGGTTTGCTGTCACGGCTGCCGATACTCAACCAGTGGCAGGTGATACAGACGCTGGCAAAACGTATTGCCGAGGTCATCGAAACGGAGAAGCCGGATATCCTCCATGCCCACTCCCCGGCGTTAAATGGTCTGGCAGCATTGCAGGCGAATAAAAAATTTGGCCTGCCACTGGTTTATGAATGCCGTGCTTTCTGGGAGGACGCCGCCGTTGATCACGGTACCAGCAGAGAGCTGGGTGTTCGCTACCGGTTGACCCATGGCATGGAAAGTCATGTTTTTCGTCGCGCCGATGCCGTCACCACGATCTGTCAGGGGCTGCGAGACGATATTGTCCATCGCGGTATTGCGCCATCGAAGGTTACCGTCATCCCCAATGCGGTGGACATTGAGCATTTCAGTGTGGAGGCCGGGGCAGACCCGGAACTGCAGCAGACCCTTGGCTTGCAAGATAAAACGGTACTGGGGTTTATCGGCTCATTTTATGCCTATGAGGGAATCCCGCTATTGCTTGAAGCGATGTCGGAAATGATTGCCAGCTGCCCCAATTTGCGTCTGTTGCTGGTGGGTGGCGGCCCACAGGAATCACTGATCAAGACAAAGATTGATGAGATGGGTCTGCAGGATGTGGTGATCATGACGGGCCGGGTTCCCCATACCGATGTGCAGAATTATTATAATCTGGTCGACATTTTCGTCTATCCGCGGCTTAGTATGCGGCTGACAGATCTGGTAACGCCCTTGAAGCCACTGGAAGCCATGGCTCAGGGTAAGTTGGTGATCGCTTCGGATGTAGGCGGTCACCGGGAGCTTATTCGAGAAGGTGAAAATGGCTGCCTGTTTACCGCTGGCAGTGCTGCATCCTTGGCTCACACCGTCATCGGATTGCTTGATGATCGGCAACGGTGGCCTGCCATGCGCAGCAATGGTCGCCGTTATGTGGAGGAAGAGCGCAACTGGGCCAACAGCGTCAGCCGATATCGGCAGGTTTATGGCGATCTTTTAGGATGA
- a CDS encoding XrtA/PEP-CTERM system amidotransferase: MCGIAGIFDLTGHRDFDGDLIGAMNQTQFHRGPDEGGQHLEPGVALAHRRLSIIDLSSGQQPMFSEDGNLCVVFNGEIYNFHTLSEQLREKGYHFRTRCDTEVILYAWQEWGERCVDHFRGMFAFAVYDRRAESVFLARDRFGIKPLFYSILPDGQLVFGSELKVLKAHPGLPRSLNVQAVEDYFAFGYIPEPKTIYRDVFKLPPGHTLLLRRGEPVPEAHEYWDIPFTPVQAGSESEVQEELLVRMREAVEVRMEAEVPLGAFLSGGVDSSAVVAMMAGLQDKPVNTCAIGFDVKQFNETEFARQVATRYQTNHFERTVSSDDFDLLDILADLYDEPYADSSAIPTYRVCQLAKQQVTVALSGDGGDEGFAGYRRYRWHMNEEKLRSRLPLELRKPLFGALGRLYPKADWAPRVFRAKSTFQSLARDSVEAYFHSVSLAKDDQREKLFSGKMKSQLAGYRAVDTFHHHAARAPTDDPLSLIQYLDMKTYLVGDILTKVDRASMAHALEVRVPLLDHKLMEWVSGLPSNIKLKGQEGKYILKKSLEPHLPDDVLYRDKMGFGVPLSKWFRGPLRDRLRGTITGGNLAKTGLFNQPYLEELVDQHLSGRRDHSAVLWSLLMFEATTKHDQFEL, translated from the coding sequence ATGTGTGGTATTGCGGGAATTTTTGATTTAACGGGCCATCGGGATTTTGATGGTGACCTGATCGGCGCGATGAACCAGACTCAGTTTCATCGCGGCCCCGATGAGGGCGGCCAGCATCTTGAGCCGGGTGTTGCACTGGCCCATCGCCGCCTGTCGATTATCGATCTGTCCTCCGGGCAACAGCCCATGTTCAGTGAAGATGGCAATCTCTGCGTCGTCTTTAACGGCGAAATTTACAATTTTCATACATTGTCCGAGCAGCTCAGGGAAAAGGGCTACCACTTTCGTACCCGCTGTGACACGGAGGTTATCCTCTATGCCTGGCAGGAATGGGGAGAGCGTTGTGTAGATCACTTTCGCGGCATGTTCGCCTTTGCTGTCTATGACCGCCGGGCAGAATCGGTGTTTCTCGCCCGGGATCGGTTTGGCATCAAGCCGTTGTTCTATTCCATCCTGCCCGACGGGCAACTGGTGTTTGGTTCAGAACTGAAGGTGCTCAAAGCCCACCCCGGCTTACCCCGTTCGCTGAATGTGCAGGCGGTAGAAGACTACTTTGCCTTTGGCTACATCCCCGAGCCAAAAACCATTTATCGCGATGTCTTCAAGCTTCCACCCGGGCATACCCTGCTGCTGCGCCGGGGTGAACCGGTGCCGGAGGCTCACGAATATTGGGATATCCCCTTTACACCGGTCCAGGCAGGCTCGGAATCTGAGGTGCAGGAAGAACTGCTGGTGCGGATGCGGGAAGCGGTGGAGGTGCGCATGGAGGCCGAGGTGCCATTGGGGGCGTTTCTGTCGGGTGGTGTGGATTCCAGTGCCGTGGTGGCAATGATGGCCGGATTGCAGGATAAACCGGTCAACACCTGTGCCATCGGTTTTGATGTCAAGCAATTCAATGAGACAGAATTTGCCCGGCAAGTAGCCACCCGCTATCAGACCAATCACTTCGAGCGCACCGTCAGTAGTGACGATTTCGACCTGCTGGATATTCTCGCCGACCTCTACGATGAACCCTACGCCGACAGTTCGGCGATTCCCACCTACAGGGTTTGCCAGCTGGCCAAGCAGCAGGTAACCGTGGCCCTGTCCGGTGATGGCGGTGACGAGGGCTTTGCCGGGTATCGCCGCTATCGTTGGCACATGAACGAGGAAAAACTGCGATCACGGCTGCCACTTGAGCTGCGCAAACCCCTGTTCGGCGCATTGGGCCGCCTTTATCCAAAAGCGGACTGGGCACCCAGGGTGTTTCGTGCGAAGAGCACGTTTCAGTCTTTGGCGCGCGATTCCGTCGAAGCGTATTTTCACTCGGTGTCACTGGCCAAGGACGATCAACGGGAAAAACTGTTCAGCGGGAAAATGAAAAGCCAGCTGGCGGGCTATCGTGCTGTGGATACCTTTCATCACCATGCCGCACGCGCTCCCACCGATGACCCCCTGTCGCTGATTCAGTACCTCGACATGAAAACCTATCTGGTGGGGGATATTCTTACCAAAGTGGATCGTGCCAGTATGGCCCATGCGCTGGAAGTCAGGGTTCCATTGCTGGACCACAAGCTGATGGAGTGGGTTTCCGGTCTGCCCTCCAATATCAAATTGAAAGGGCAGGAAGGTAAATACATTCTCAAAAAATCCCTTGAGCCGCACTTGCCCGATGATGTGCTTTACCGCGACAAAATGGGTTTCGGCGTACCCCTGTCAAAATGGTTTCGCGGGCCGCTCCGGGACAGGTTACGAGGTACCATTACCGGCGGAAACCTGGCTAAAACCGGACTGTTTAACCAGCCCTATCTGGAAGAACTGGTCGACCAGCATCTCTCCGGTCGCCGTGACCACAGCGCTGTTTTATGGTCGTTGCTGATGTTTGAAGCCACCACCAAACACGATCAATTCGAGCTATAG